CGCTACGGTCCAAATCGCACAAACTGGAGCAGAAAATCCAGGAGCTTAGCAACGACGTATATCAACATACAAGTCAGTTAACGGTTCATCCCTCCGTTGATCATCTGGGCCTCACTAAGGTGTTGGAAAAGCTCAACAAAGAACAAAGAATCATTATCGATCTTGCATACTATAAGGGTTGCACCCAGGAAGAGATCGCCAGGGTGCTTGATATCCCCTTGGGCACAGTTAAAACTAGAATGCGCAACGCCATTATTCAATTGAGGAATATACTAAAACAGGTATAAGCAAAGTGGACGTACAACGGTACATATCATCAGGCATCATTGAAAGCTACGTAGCAGGGTTGGCTACGGACCAGGAGGTCCGGGAGCTGCTGGCTGCCATGGCGCAATATCCTGAAGTGAAAGCTGCAACCGATGCGGCCCAGCTGGATATGGAACGTTATGTACAGATGCAGGCGGTACCACCTCCGGCAGATCTGAAAGACAAACTCTTCCAGGTATTGGAGAATGACGGAACGACCGAGGCAGGCGCACCCGCAGGCAGCGCGGCAGCGGAAGAATATCCCGCTATCGAGGAAGAGCCCCGCCCGCCTGTTCTGGTAAGCGGCATCTGGCGGTATGTTGCCGCGGCGATCGCTATAGGCCTGATCATCAGCCTGTATTACAACGTAACGTATTACAACAGCACGAACGAATGGAAAGGCAAGTACCAGGCTTTGCTAACGGACCGGCAGACCCTTGTTGCACAAAATGAAGTGTTCCAGACCAGGCTCTCCAAAACCGAAGAGATGGTGGATATGCTGAGCAGCCCGACCGTGAAGAAAGTGATGCTGAGCACCACCCGTAAAGATCATCCCGAATCAAAAGCGATCGTTTTCTGGAATGCCCAATCCCAGGAAGTGTACCTCTCCGTGAATAACCTGCCCGAACCTGCGGCAGATCAGCAATACCAGCTATGGGCCATCGTGAATAACAGGCCCATCGATGCCGGCGTATTTGATATGGGCGATGCCGCGAAAGGCTTTCAGAAAATGAAAGGCATCACCGCCGCCCAGTACTTTGCGGTAACGCTGGAAAAGAAAGGC
This genomic stretch from Chitinophaga sp. XS-30 harbors:
- a CDS encoding RNA polymerase sigma factor, whose amino-acid sequence is MGTANTYTEIELVQGLRARDQQIFGYLYDNYAPALYGVVLKVLNDETSASDVLQEVFVKIWRSIEKYDVEKGRLFTWMLNIARNTAIDTLRSKSHKLEQKIQELSNDVYQHTSQLTVHPSVDHLGLTKVLEKLNKEQRIIIDLAYYKGCTQEEIARVLDIPLGTVKTRMRNAIIQLRNILKQV
- a CDS encoding anti-sigma factor domain-containing protein, which produces MDVQRYISSGIIESYVAGLATDQEVRELLAAMAQYPEVKAATDAAQLDMERYVQMQAVPPPADLKDKLFQVLENDGTTEAGAPAGSAAAEEYPAIEEEPRPPVLVSGIWRYVAAAIAIGLIISLYYNVTYYNSTNEWKGKYQALLTDRQTLVAQNEVFQTRLSKTEEMVDMLSSPTVKKVMLSTTRKDHPESKAIVFWNAQSQEVYLSVNNLPEPAADQQYQLWAIVNNRPIDAGVFDMGDAAKGFQKMKGITAAQYFAVTLEKKGGNPTPTLTAMHVIGRVSG